Part of the Capricornis sumatraensis isolate serow.1 chromosome 9, serow.2, whole genome shotgun sequence genome, TGCTCTGTGCAGAACTGCAGCAGGTCGGCAGCTGCCTTGGATACCTGCAGACCAGCCCGGTTAGCCCGCTCACTTGCCCCGCTCACTCAGATGCGCCCGCCTCACCCTGGTCCTCACCTTCATGCGGTCAATGCCCGCCTCCATCCGCAGCTGCTCCACAGCCCGGCGGGCTTGCCCAATGTCACTGCCAATGGTCACCTTGCTGGACATCTGAGGGAGGGTGAGCAGAGCCACAGGCAGCAGGCTGCACCCCAAACCCCAAGCTCCTGCCTCCTCCTACGTCCCTGGTGCCTGAGGCATGGGGGTGGCTGCTCCCCAACCCGTCAGGACCATGTACCTCAGCTGAAGACTCCGGCTGACTCCTGGCTGCTCGGTCCTCCTCCTGCGGCCCCACTCTGGAGCCCTCCCCAAGCCCAGCCTCTCCAACACCCCCTACCCCCATAATGCCTGCAGAGACTTTGAAGCCAGGACACTCACAGAGTGAAATGTcaccagcagcaacagcagctgccGAGGCCAAAGGGGTCCCTGCCCCAGGAGGCCCAGTGGCTGCTCTGTCATGCGTCACCTTTATTGGGGGAGTGTAGGGGCCCTGGGCTCTCACAGATCTGTTTGATCCCCTGCTAACTGGCTCCTTCTCTGATGTGAGGAGGCACAGCGTGAACCCTGGTTCAGGCGCAGCCCTGCCTCTCATGTGTCTGTCTATACTCATGACCCAGGGTCCTTATCCACAGATGACTCAATTCACTCACTTATACTGATGGCTTCCCCTGCGTCCCAGCCCCTTCCCTGACCTCTGGCCCACATGAGGACCCTCCTCCCTTGGTCCATCACCCCTATCTCTCAGTTGTCTCTCACCTAACCTGGCCGAAGTTGGACTCCGGATCCTCTCTCCCAGCCCCAAACCTCCATCCCCCAAATTCACCACCACCCACCCAACTGCCCTGGTTCCAATCTTTAACtccttcattcctttcttccAGTATTCCCACATTTGATCCTTCATCAAGAGCCATCAGAAcaactttctttgtttttaattaataatttttaattggaatagttgatttataatgctgggTCACTTTCTGCACAGCGAAgtcaatcagttatacatacacatatatccactttttttttttttaacattctcttcccatataggtcattacagggtATTTATTGAACAGAGCTCACCGTGCTGTTTACAGATGAACTTTCAAATTAGGTTGTCAGACTGGTCACTTCTCCCCACCCGTTTGGTAGCATTGGGGTCCTGTCCCCCATCTCAGTTTGCCTGGACCAATGCAGTTGTCTGGtctcccctgccctgcccaccctgACCCCATTCTACTCCAGTAAGTCAGTCAGTGGGATCTGTTAAATAAATCacattacaacatggatgaaacttgatgACATTctgctaagtgagataagccagtcacaaaatgaCAGCTAATACATGATTCCCCTTATGTGAGATAGTAGCCAAATCccagaaggcagaatgccagtTGCTGAGGAGAAAGGGGGATGGGGAGTTGTGTTCAATGGGTAtgaagtttcagtttgggaagatcaaAGAGTTCTTGAGACGAATGGAGGTGATGGTTGTATAACAATGTAAAGGTActtaatgcttctgaactgtggacTTAAGCATGGTTacagtgggggacttccctgtggtccagtggctaagactccacattcccaatgcagggggcctgggttcaatcccacgGAACTAGAACCCTTGAGCCATGACTAAGATACaacatgctgcaagtaagacccagtgcagtcaaataagtaTCTTTTAAAGAAGAGACAGACTACAGAgctttctctcttaaaaaaaaaaaagttacaatgttaatttcatgTTATGTGTATTCTACCACAGTTTTAGAAATCggaaaaaataaatcagtctttcattttaaaaactctccTATGGTTTCCCAGCCCGAGAATAAAACCCACCCTCCTTACCACAGCCCACAGGGCCCTGCCTGGTCTGGCACCTTCTGTCCTCTCTGAATCCTTTTCAACCCCTCCTTCATTCTTCACGGATCACCCTGACGTCTTTGTGTGTGTTTCATCCATTTTTGCTGAGATCCCAATGTGTGCCCAGCACTGCACAGAGTGAAGAGAACAGCAGCGAAACCAGACAAGATCCTGCCTTCACAGAGCTGCTGTCCTAGTCAGGGAGGGATGAACAACAGCAAACAGAATATATCGTgtactgtgaaaaataaaagcaaggtaAGAGCAAGAGTGGGTGGTCAGGGCAGGCCTCTTGGAGGAGGTAACATTTGGATTGAGGcccagaggaggaggagctggggaaGCAGGTGTTCCAGGCAAAGAGAGCAGCAAGTGCACTGGCCCTCGGTCAGGAAAGAGCTTGTTGGGCTCTAGAACAGTCAGATCAGTGGAGCTGGAGAAAAGTGAGTGGGGACAAGTGGTAGGGGATGAGGGTAGGTAAGTCAGTGCCTTCTTAGGCCACAAGGAAGAGCCCGAGTATTACTCTTACTGGGAAGCCACAATAAGAgggtttttctaaaaaaattatttattatttttggctgtggtgggatATTTCTACCTCATTGCTACCTGGCCTCGGggtactcttcattgtggtgtgcaggcttctcattttggtggcttctcttcttgcaacgcatgggctctagggcacgtgggtttcagtagttgcggctctcaggctctagagcacagactcaataattgtggcacatggggttagttgctcggaggcatgtggcatctttccgacccaggtgtcaaacccgtgtctcctgcattggcagatgaattctttaccactgagccaccagggaaacacacagTATATAGTGCAGACTCCATAAATTGTAGAGTGAGTGATTACAGGGGTCTCACCGGACTAAACCCTATGCATGGTTAGGAGGACCCATGAGATTATAGACCCCACCCTCCAGCATCTCACAGGCTCGCTAGAGGGAAAGATGTCAGCCCTGGACCCCACAGGAGATCCCTTACCCAGAGGAAGGTCAAGGAATATTTCTCAGAGGATATGGCAGCTCAGCTGCCAGAGAAGACCAGGGGTTATGCCGCATATGGAGGCTCCAGAGACTCGCAAGATACGAACAGCGATCACGGTTCCATTTGACGAGAGACTCTCCGAGGCAGAAACTGATAACTCCTGGTGATTCGAATTCCGTCTAACGGCAACGTCTGAGAAACCATTCTCTCTTTGAGAGGGTATACCGGAACCGGCAAGCTCCACGCAACGCGGTGGGTTTCCAGCAGGCGGcagtaaaagtaaaaatcattCATCGGCGGCTGGGAACACACGGAATATAAATAATGGCTCCTCGCGGCTTCCGTATTACGGACTGTGCAAGACAAGATGGCCGCGCCCTGGATTCCGGGCGCGGCGAGTCATGTGATTACACAACTTCCGGCACTCCCCAGGTTTTCCCCAGGCCTTGAGTCTCCTACAGAAGTGCGTGCCGGGGCCTAGCGCAGTTCGAGGCCGCCAGAGGGCTGGTCTGGGGCGGCTCTGACTTGAGAGTGCAGCTGCAGGACCATGGAGGGTCCCCCGGAGAGGGAGGCGCCCGCGGCGGCGCTGGCCGCCGTGCTGAAGCACAGTTCGGCACTGCCTTTCGAGAGCGCGCAGGTCCGGGGCTACGACTTCAACCGCGGCGTGGACTATCGCGCACTGCTAGAGGCTTTCAGCACCACTGGTTTCCAAGCCACCAACTTCGGGCACGCGGTACAGCAAGTCAACGCCATGGTGAGGCCTGGGTGAGACTTCCTGGGCTGAGGGGGAGTGGCCTCCAGTAGCACCCTGCAGTAGCTGGGGGCGGGACTTTTCTGGGAGGTGTGTTCTTCGTCCAATAGTGGGAGAGAGTATGGGGCCCGGGAGTTTCTGTTCTGGGGAGTGGTTGGGACTGAttctggggcggggcgggggcggggagcgggCGTTATAGATAACAGGTGAAAGTATTGTGGAAGGGGCGGAGCCTGGGCTAGAAAGTCCATTTGAGCGAGGAATTGGAGGAGGACCCTTACACCCGCCCGGACCTGagctttggtttgcatttcccggTGGGGAGAGGGGTCGGGCCTGAAAAAGTGATGCTCTCGGATTCCTGAAAAGGGGCAAAGCCTAAGCATGTGACCTGAGACTTGGGGTGTGAACAGGGTGGAGCCTACACAGGGGTGTTCCTCTCCTGTTCCAGGTAGAAGTGGTTCTCTGTCCCTGAATGGGCAGATCCTGGGCGGGGAGTCTGACACCAAAACCCACCGCGGGTCCTTGGGGTGGAATTTTGGGCCAGAGGTTAACTCAACTCTGCCCATACCTAGATAGAGAAGAAACTCGAGCCTCTATCCGAGGATGAAGACCAACATGCAGACCTGACCCAGAGCCGACGCCCACTCACCGGCTGCACCATTTTTCTGGGCTACACATCCAACCTCATCAGTTCAGGCATCCGTGAGACTATCCGTTACCTCGTGCAGCACAACATGGTGGGACCTGGTGGGGGTGTGGCCTTGGGCTCCCCGAGTCTTAATGGGCAATAAGGTTACTGGTCATTTAAGTGAGATAGGGAGATATGGGTTAGTTTTGTTTTGCAGCAGAGGTCCCCA contains:
- the GNG14 gene encoding putative guanine nucleotide-binding protein G(I)/G(S)/G(O) subunit gamma-14, with translation MSSKVTIGSDIGQARRAVEQLRMEAGIDRMKVSKAAADLLQFCTEQAKSDPFLVGIPATINPFKEKKPCAIL